The Drosophila biarmipes strain raj3 chromosome 2L, RU_DBia_V1.1, whole genome shotgun sequence genome has a window encoding:
- the LOC127010657 gene encoding uncharacterized protein LOC127010657 isoform X1, whose translation MDVLPADYAPPQHNQGICTARTRCGEKLAAANPFAQARESFGGPSSFGIGRRRMATVAAGFWGHGGGSTAPPGQRGPITALLVHGNVPPPWVGMRISVHTDVLRPFPRLFIECQPF comes from the exons ATGGATGTCCTGCCAGCGGATTATGCTCCTCCGCAGCATAATCAAGGCATCTGCACCGCTCGCACTCGATGTGGTGAAAAGCTCGCCGCAGCGAATCCGTTTGCGCAGGCCCGAGAATCCTTCGGCGGTCCTTCGTCCTTCGGCATTGGTCGACGGCGGATGGCAACAGTAGCCGCTGGGTTTTGGGGCCACGGTGGGGGAAGCACCGCGCCACCTGGCCAAAGAGGACCAATCACAGCGCTCCTGGTACATGGGAATGTGCCACCTCCCTGGGTTGGCATGCGAATCTCAGTC CACACAGACGTCCTGCGTCCTTTCCCTCGGCTTTTCATAGAATGTCAGccattttga
- the LOC127010657 gene encoding uncharacterized protein LOC127010657 isoform X2 produces the protein MDVLPADYAPPQHNQGICTARTRCGEKLAAANPFAQARESFGGPSSFGIGRRRMATVAAGFWGHGGGSTAPPGQRGPITALLVHGNVPPPWVGMRISVTSCVLSLGFS, from the exons ATGGATGTCCTGCCAGCGGATTATGCTCCTCCGCAGCATAATCAAGGCATCTGCACCGCTCGCACTCGATGTGGTGAAAAGCTCGCCGCAGCGAATCCGTTTGCGCAGGCCCGAGAATCCTTCGGCGGTCCTTCGTCCTTCGGCATTGGTCGACGGCGGATGGCAACAGTAGCCGCTGGGTTTTGGGGCCACGGTGGGGGAAGCACCGCGCCACCTGGCCAAAGAGGACCAATCACAGCGCTCCTGGTACATGGGAATGTGCCACCTCCCTGGGTTGGCATGCGAATCTCAGTC ACGTCCTGCGTCCTTTCCCTCGGCTTTTCATAG
- the LOC108029038 gene encoding uncharacterized protein LOC108029038, with protein sequence MRAVSATDIKEVKESSPNQKSSNGEEDPQKRPLSLEDPKSREEPTTHRSKEELITIQTYSSPNTSKNMDKKSSISENSENIDQPINRNQLNSSKPHGQRTPSDISLLSNGECGPQVTHNKCVEDIGLDTAISGISVDSELSSDLREELLEYDSLKTNKKKRDLKKTENIEDPEEEFRRHFLKTFQELPRISQISLDDKPNKITHRENNKETESNTVEKTPSTSNTKRKNIDSPEKTLSPTNVENSATEIKSNMNISETSKDQVVKEEDNIDKISPLS encoded by the coding sequence ATGAGGGCGGTATCCGCTACAGATATAAAAGAGGTGAAAGAAAGTTCACCAAACCAAAAAAGTAGCAATGGAGAAGAGGACCCGCAAAAAAGGCCTCTTAGCCTGGAAGATCCAAAATCTAGGGAGGAACCTACGACCCATCGCTCTAAGGAAGAACTTATCACCATACAAACTTATAGTTCGCCAAATACATCCAAAAACATGGATAAGAAAAGCTCTATTTCCGAAAATAGCGAAAATATAGACCAACCTATCAATAGAAATCAACTAAACTCCAGTAAACCCCATGGTCAAAGAACTCCTTCTGATATTTCCTTACTCTCAAACGGTGAATGTGGGCCTCAAGTTACCCATAATAAATGCGTTGAAGATATTGGATTGGACACAGCTATCTCTGGGATTTCAGTTGATTCGGAACTCAGCTCTGATTTAAGGGAGGAGCTCTTGGAGTATGAttctttaaaaactaataaaaagaaaagagaTCTAAAGAAAACTGAGAATATTGAAGATCCTGAGGAAGAGTTTAGGAGACATTTTCTGAAGACTTTTCAAGAACTGCCTAGAATATCACAAATCTCCCTGGACGATAAACCTAACAAGATAACACatagagaaaataataaagaaactGAAAGTAACACTGTGGAAAAAACACCAAGTACTTCCAatacaaaaaggaaaaatattgatagcccagaaaaaacattatctcCAACTAATGTAGAAAATAGTGCGAcagaaatcaaatcaaatatgaatatttcaGAAACCAGCAAAGATCAAGTTGTAAAAGAAGAAGATAATATAGATAAAATATCTCCCTTATCGTAA
- the LOC122818835 gene encoding uncharacterized protein LOC122818835, producing MPWQGPRLLWLNCRRSWRRCGHGGGTGAGSTRIPLTVAWSRYQRMP from the coding sequence ATGCCTTGGCAAGGACCTCGACTGCTGTGGCTCAACTGCCGACGGAGCTGGCGAAGATGTGGACATGGCGGTGGAACTGGAGCTGGGAGCACAAGAATCCCGCTCACGGTTGCCTGGAGTCGGTATCAAAGGATGCCATAA